A genomic region of Eucalyptus grandis isolate ANBG69807.140 chromosome 5, ASM1654582v1, whole genome shotgun sequence contains the following coding sequences:
- the LOC104451129 gene encoding LOW QUALITY PROTEIN: ubiquitin-like protein-NEDD8-like protein RUB3 (The sequence of the model RefSeq protein was modified relative to this genomic sequence to represent the inferred CDS: deleted 1 base in 1 codon), with translation MDVIFEPQRGRPFSIEVGYFDTVQEIKEKIQKYQGIPMTTQTLIFNGRVLQDERNVEHCEILQNSHVQLVVVDAASPQNLHKAEEPSPSPSTKLQLNVKSASLKAHVPVEIDANDTVVRLKEKIHEIEGVPAGHLALQANGTELQDHQSVRECELLDNSEVEVSVKQCSPTTSAAPGSSKKLKVMVLTKCRTKRIAVEVSASDNVGELRKELQKLQKSDQLHLPQEGYFFIYKQKLRDEGGSFRWHHVGQGNTIEIFNGSVTGGS, from the exons ATGGATGTCATCTTCGAGCCTCAAAGAGGAAGACCCTTCTCAATCGAAGTGGGTTACTTCGACACAGTTCAAGAGATCAAAGAAAAGATCCAGAAATACCAA GGGATCCCCATGACGACACAAACTCTAATCTTCAACGGCCGAGTCCTTCAAGACGAGCGCAACGTCGAGCACTGCGAGATCCTACAAAACTCTCACGTCCAGCTCGTCGTGGTCGACGCCGCCTCGCCCCAAAACCTTCATAAGGCCGAAGAACCCTCACCATCTCCGAGCACAAAACTCCAGCTCAACGTGAAGAGTGCTTCCTTGAAAGCACACGTCCCCGTCGAGATCGACGCGAATGACACGGTAGTGCGGTTGAAGGAGAAGATCCATGAGATTGAGGGCGTGCCTGCGGGCCACTTGGCGCTCCAGGCGAATGGCACGGAGTTGCAAGACCACCAGTCGGTCAGGGAGTGCGAGCTCTTGGACAATTCCGAGGTCGAGGTCTCCGTGAAACAATGCTCCCCGACTACATCGGCGGCGCCCGGCTCCTCCAAGAAGTTGAAGGTGATGGTGTTGACAAAGTGCAGGACAAAGAGGATTGCGGTCGAGGTTAGCGCATCGGACAATGTTGGGGAGCTGAGGAAGGAGCTCCAGAAGCTGCAAAAGTCGGACCAGTTACATCTGCCACAAGAAGGCTATTTTTTCATATACAAGCAGAAATTGAGGGATGAAGGTGGGTCGTTTAGGTGGCACCATGTTGGCCAGGGTAACACCATTGAGATCTTCAATGGAAGCGTCACGGGCGGATCATag